The following are from one region of the Mycobacteriales bacterium genome:
- a CDS encoding DUF6458 family protein produces the protein MGIGASVFLLALGAVLAFAVTDAINGVDLTAVGYILMAAGALGLLMTTLVFGRRDREVVGSERVVTRERDVL, from the coding sequence ATGGGTATCGGTGCCAGCGTCTTCCTGCTCGCGCTCGGAGCGGTCCTCGCCTTCGCGGTGACCGACGCGATCAACGGCGTCGACCTCACGGCGGTCGGCTACATCCTCATGGCGGCCGGTGCGCTCGGCCTGCTCATGACCACCCTCGTCTTCGGCCGCCGCGACCGTGAGGTCGTCGGCAGCGAGCGCGTCGTGACCCGCGAGCGCGACGTCCTCTAG